Proteins from a single region of Bdellovibrio svalbardensis:
- a CDS encoding metallophosphoesterase family protein, which translates to MTQDGKTINFIHAFLGRGENGTQKIVLLAPYHTNFATATCNLFQNGIKVASKTTGFKDKEVRNFIFEFENLLVDVEYTYNFEANNQILDLGGGLANDDLKFTYWKTLSSSSEVVLVSCNGVDEFKKPTLKWEMWRRLHNTAITATEKPKLLILGGDQYYQDATEKEFIDKLKGEVTPELRLQVKMAAIKRAFEQTSDLSYRKLMAQIPSIAMLDDHDITDGAGGRLFVGNEFEKKYLNYAPILIEVFEAFQASRNPSPLIKKSGSGYSCILDLGNSALVVLDLRTEKNSMKKKLMENDHKAAVFEAIQALPHKNVMLLIPVVPARSSRELEGALTGLAKLCKLKSVQNWFSKIHPKLGELISFIAESEDDLEDGLTSDSGLPFFTELLTAMSTKAAKGTNYTILTGDIHTGGTVEMMVTTSSTRFTVPIIVSSPIGYYPMPKIAEGLLKESTYIRIQSGEVLIEAVPNQFYTNRNFVFLNPEKLITDKVHAARIYQEGVSGFKRLALDSWEPDKLTPHTATTIAVKPEPATAETTL; encoded by the coding sequence ATGACCCAGGACGGCAAGACCATCAATTTTATCCACGCGTTTTTAGGACGCGGAGAAAATGGAACGCAGAAGATCGTACTTCTAGCGCCCTATCACACCAACTTCGCCACCGCGACTTGCAACCTCTTTCAAAATGGAATTAAGGTCGCTTCGAAAACTACAGGATTTAAGGACAAAGAGGTTCGCAACTTCATCTTTGAATTTGAAAACCTACTTGTTGATGTAGAATACACTTACAACTTCGAAGCCAACAATCAGATTCTTGATCTTGGTGGCGGCCTTGCCAATGACGATTTGAAATTCACGTATTGGAAGACTCTGTCTTCATCTTCTGAAGTTGTCCTCGTGAGTTGCAATGGAGTTGATGAATTTAAGAAACCTACCCTTAAATGGGAGATGTGGCGCAGACTCCATAATACTGCTATTACAGCTACAGAAAAGCCAAAACTTTTAATCCTTGGTGGCGACCAGTACTATCAAGATGCGACTGAAAAAGAATTCATTGATAAACTTAAGGGCGAAGTTACTCCAGAACTCCGACTTCAAGTAAAGATGGCAGCTATCAAACGCGCATTCGAACAGACGTCCGACCTATCATACAGAAAACTCATGGCGCAAATTCCGTCTATTGCAATGCTTGACGACCATGATATTACCGACGGCGCAGGTGGTAGACTTTTTGTAGGCAATGAGTTTGAGAAAAAGTACTTAAACTATGCACCGATTTTGATTGAAGTGTTTGAAGCATTTCAGGCATCAAGAAATCCAAGTCCGCTTATCAAGAAATCGGGATCCGGATACAGCTGTATCCTCGATCTCGGAAACTCGGCACTCGTCGTTCTGGACTTACGAACCGAAAAGAATTCCATGAAAAAGAAACTCATGGAGAACGATCATAAGGCTGCAGTTTTTGAAGCCATTCAGGCGCTTCCACACAAGAATGTCATGCTTTTAATTCCTGTTGTTCCTGCACGCAGCTCTAGGGAATTGGAAGGTGCACTTACGGGACTTGCAAAGCTCTGCAAACTTAAAAGCGTTCAAAATTGGTTTTCTAAGATTCACCCGAAACTTGGGGAGCTGATCTCCTTTATCGCCGAAAGCGAAGATGATCTCGAGGATGGTTTGACATCAGATAGTGGCCTGCCGTTCTTCACCGAACTCTTGACCGCTATGTCCACCAAGGCGGCTAAAGGTACCAACTATACAATTCTAACTGGCGACATTCACACAGGTGGTACTGTGGAAATGATGGTGACGACAAGCAGTACAAGGTTCACTGTACCTATCATTGTCTCCTCACCTATTGGTTACTATCCAATGCCTAAAATTGCAGAAGGTCTATTGAAGGAATCAACTTATATTAGGATTCAATCAGGTGAGGTGCTAATCGAAGCCGTACCTAACCAATTCTATACGAACCGAAACTTTGTATTCTTGAATCCAGAAAAGTTGATTACTGACAAAGTTCATGCAGCACGCATCTATCAAGAAGGAGTCTCTGGATTTAAACGTCTTGCACTAGATAGCTGGGAGCCTGACAAGTTGACTCCGCACACTGCAACAACAATTGCTGTGAAACCAGAACCTGCCACTGCGGAAACAACATTATAA
- a CDS encoding carbon-nitrogen hydrolase family protein, whose translation MIKIGVAQIANTTSVERNFTAVKRMLARFENKEVDVVLFPECALSGFSARMKECTESVVRPYLEEIHNWSFQTGIHVVLPTAIVQEGQVFNSGFWISPRNKTQFYKLGLTDSEKKFFSVPEESTPKVFSVKGYSFGVLICMEAQLQPWSYFAREEVDAILWPGYWGWTATCQWAANNEEKENLVHRNVKEWQKPLIQSNFAFNDLEGHSGAGPEGLSFVVNSKNELIHRGRHLLEEGFIVQLSKLNGQTEIVSCSESVFS comes from the coding sequence ATGATTAAAATCGGAGTGGCTCAAATTGCAAATACGACAAGTGTTGAACGGAATTTCACTGCGGTTAAGCGCATGCTTGCGCGGTTTGAGAATAAAGAGGTTGATGTTGTTCTTTTTCCTGAATGTGCGCTTTCTGGCTTTTCGGCTCGCATGAAGGAGTGCACCGAGAGTGTTGTTAGGCCTTATCTGGAGGAGATCCATAATTGGAGCTTTCAAACGGGTATTCACGTGGTTTTGCCCACGGCGATTGTCCAAGAAGGCCAGGTATTCAATTCGGGTTTTTGGATTTCGCCGAGGAATAAGACTCAGTTCTATAAGTTGGGACTTACTGATTCTGAAAAGAAGTTCTTTTCCGTTCCGGAGGAATCAACGCCTAAAGTATTCTCTGTCAAAGGCTATTCATTCGGAGTTCTTATTTGCATGGAAGCACAGCTTCAGCCTTGGAGTTATTTTGCCAGGGAAGAAGTGGATGCGATTTTATGGCCTGGATATTGGGGTTGGACAGCCACGTGCCAGTGGGCGGCGAATAATGAGGAGAAAGAAAACCTTGTTCATCGGAATGTGAAAGAGTGGCAGAAGCCCTTGATTCAATCGAATTTTGCATTCAATGATCTTGAAGGACATTCCGGTGCGGGTCCCGAGGGTTTGAGCTTTGTGGTAAATTCTAAGAATGAGCTGATCCATAGAGGCCGTCATCTGTTAGAAGAAGGTTTTATTGTTCAGCTCAGTAAACTGAATGGTCAAACTGAAATAGTCAGTTGTTCTGAATCTGTATTTAGTTAG
- a CDS encoding GIY-YIG nuclease family protein, which yields MFKEGFVGGLIWLIICLGFTGYCLNVLKAKVQNVSPNVPYEPLGFKNENDKKFEKLADYYIKDSMRYILSNVTANNFATSVSKIEKVYENCEKCGVSYPTSHMKENVSEIKERFAAEVKKAELKEQQARIKEQIREEQRAEKEKEVVLKRLENEQKSIERALEIALKNTNDAHSAEIEKLKAELVEAQAKTERTKSQAQLTKSGNVYVISNIGSFGEHIYKVGMTRRLEPYDRVDELGDASVPFPFDVHMMIPCDDAPALESVLHDALESHRLNKVNLRKEFFKVELSKISELVEKHHAKVECLEIPDAIEYRETVLVSKKDGSAA from the coding sequence ATGTTTAAGGAAGGTTTCGTCGGTGGACTCATCTGGTTGATTATCTGTTTAGGTTTTACTGGATACTGCCTAAATGTATTAAAAGCCAAAGTGCAGAATGTGTCCCCAAATGTTCCGTATGAGCCGCTTGGTTTTAAAAATGAAAATGACAAAAAGTTTGAGAAACTGGCCGACTACTATATTAAAGACTCAATGAGATATATTCTGTCTAACGTGACTGCGAACAACTTCGCAACGTCAGTTTCTAAGATAGAAAAAGTATATGAAAATTGTGAAAAGTGCGGTGTAAGTTATCCGACAAGCCATATGAAGGAGAATGTTTCTGAAATCAAAGAAAGATTCGCTGCTGAAGTCAAAAAGGCTGAATTGAAAGAGCAACAAGCTCGTATTAAGGAGCAAATCCGTGAAGAGCAGCGGGCTGAGAAGGAAAAAGAGGTTGTTCTCAAACGACTTGAAAATGAACAAAAGTCTATTGAAAGAGCTTTGGAGATTGCTTTAAAAAACACCAATGATGCTCACTCAGCTGAGATCGAAAAGCTCAAAGCTGAGTTGGTGGAAGCTCAGGCGAAAACAGAGCGTACAAAATCTCAAGCTCAGCTTACTAAGTCGGGAAATGTCTATGTGATCTCCAATATTGGTTCATTCGGTGAGCATATCTATAAGGTTGGTATGACCAGAAGGCTTGAGCCTTATGATCGGGTAGATGAGCTTGGTGATGCTTCTGTTCCATTCCCTTTTGACGTTCATATGATGATTCCTTGTGACGATGCTCCAGCTCTAGAGTCAGTGCTGCATGATGCATTAGAGTCTCATCGATTAAATAAAGTAAATTTAAGAAAGGAATTCTTCAAAGTTGAACTTTCTAAAATTAGCGAACTGGTAGAAAAGCATCACGCGAAGGTTGAGTGCTTGGAAATTCCGGATGCAATTGAATACAGAGAAACCGTTCTCGTTTCTAAAAAAGATGGTAGTGCTGCTTAG
- a CDS encoding kinetochore Spc7 family protein, translating into MEVKLSKGVDDLMPEALKNRFGDPILGTYSVSFIIYNWRIFVLLLSDKNVDQKIGDIGRLLHPSFAWGSPVYEFIFPNIWTFICHPFVTPLIFAAWILFGMPYYFRRLYQWLLKRKVLATNDRYSEETKLSPIAKKISDLEERLNKELQRNGEYIVSTNNQQDLLDRLKQQVASLEKQKSEYDQTVAALRSELSENLKFNKELIKDLKSIGDGEADEGEKDPVSKIVDLFRKQPDLAESFVEITDQIISSNIRTSSAFASSRAKSIASSAKLGLIEKNERFSRWEITKLGNEVLKVLSFANSK; encoded by the coding sequence GTGGAAGTAAAGCTTAGTAAAGGTGTCGATGATTTAATGCCCGAGGCTCTTAAGAACCGCTTTGGTGACCCCATTCTTGGGACATATAGTGTTTCTTTCATTATATATAACTGGAGAATATTCGTTCTACTTTTGTCCGATAAAAATGTTGATCAGAAAATTGGTGATATTGGGCGTCTGTTGCACCCATCATTTGCATGGGGGAGTCCGGTATATGAGTTCATTTTTCCGAATATATGGACTTTTATTTGTCATCCTTTTGTAACGCCATTGATTTTTGCGGCATGGATTTTATTTGGAATGCCATACTATTTTAGACGCTTGTATCAATGGCTTTTAAAAAGAAAGGTTTTGGCAACTAATGATCGGTATTCTGAGGAAACGAAACTTAGCCCAATTGCGAAAAAGATTTCTGATCTTGAGGAAAGGCTTAATAAAGAATTGCAACGGAATGGCGAGTATATTGTTTCTACAAATAACCAACAAGATCTGCTTGATAGATTGAAGCAACAGGTAGCTTCCTTAGAAAAACAAAAATCAGAGTATGATCAGACTGTAGCTGCTTTGAGAAGTGAGCTATCAGAGAACTTGAAATTCAACAAAGAATTAATTAAAGACCTAAAGTCAATAGGTGATGGTGAGGCAGATGAAGGTGAAAAAGATCCAGTTTCGAAAATCGTTGATTTGTTTCGTAAGCAGCCAGATCTGGCAGAGTCTTTTGTTGAGATAACTGATCAAATAATTAGTAGTAATATTCGTACTTCTTCTGCGTTTGCATCTTCCCGAGCTAAGAGTATCGCGAGCTCTGCAAAATTAGGACTTATAGAGAAGAATGAACGGTTTAGTAGGTGGGAAATAACCAAACTCGGTAACGAAGTTCTAAAGGTATTAAGTTTTGCAAATTCAAAATAG
- a CDS encoding helix-turn-helix domain-containing protein, translating into MASKKMFRDYIRDARISSGLSQGDVASKLGYSTPQFISNWERGVSMPPIDSLKTIAKMYQISPEELFETMEAEIVKDLKLSLHKKFKTA; encoded by the coding sequence TTGGCTTCCAAGAAAATGTTTCGGGATTATATTCGTGATGCGCGCATCTCCTCTGGTCTCTCTCAAGGCGATGTTGCTTCTAAACTTGGCTATTCCACTCCGCAGTTCATTAGTAATTGGGAGCGTGGGGTTAGTATGCCGCCGATTGATAGTTTGAAGACGATTGCGAAGATGTACCAAATTTCCCCCGAAGAACTATTCGAAACGATGGAAGCTGAGATCGTTAAAGATCTTAAACTAAGCCTACACAAAAAGTTTAAAACGGCTTAG
- a CDS encoding tetratricopeptide repeat protein produces the protein MFILMIANIFFVILGIFSASHAEPNFNREPLMLNIGDSFCRGDFEQFDRYIKDVPPDNPFYLQYQLAGLNTPNGLALVTRRMQESPKDLSQISNLDRLLFGVAMTQFENPDKSRIRQFLDFKSNNRILEIYRQEILGLIDSDAGKSLAISIDAFAALPYLDSGILKSIYNLGIRYKDRERILGQFSQFVDKFPDNSSEKYVLMAYRELVPLNQKDKLAYYEYSKKAFELCKYDSEIAILHIGSLISQNKLGEAEMVLREQIKIRPNYSAYFDYYLGKILLEKGSKAEALSFLNEANRKRGMLASDYQSKLDDLISKANGFNWFYPAIALVLIVAGGVVISLRRRKIE, from the coding sequence GTGTTTATATTGATGATTGCGAATATCTTCTTTGTCATTCTTGGAATCTTCAGCGCTTCTCATGCTGAGCCCAACTTCAACCGTGAGCCGCTAATGCTCAACATTGGGGATTCTTTCTGTCGGGGTGACTTTGAGCAATTTGATCGGTACATTAAAGACGTTCCTCCTGACAATCCTTTCTATTTGCAATATCAGCTCGCGGGCTTAAATACTCCAAATGGTCTTGCTCTAGTCACTCGGCGGATGCAAGAGTCCCCAAAAGATCTCAGTCAAATTTCAAATCTGGATCGATTGCTCTTTGGGGTGGCGATGACACAATTTGAAAATCCAGATAAATCGAGGATAAGGCAGTTTTTGGATTTTAAATCAAATAACCGCATCCTAGAGATTTATCGCCAAGAGATCCTGGGCCTCATTGATTCTGATGCTGGGAAGAGTTTGGCGATCTCAATTGATGCTTTCGCGGCACTGCCATATCTGGACAGTGGCATTCTTAAAAGTATCTATAATCTAGGAATTAGATATAAAGACCGAGAGAGAATCTTAGGTCAGTTTTCACAGTTCGTCGATAAATTCCCTGACAACTCCTCTGAGAAATATGTTCTTATGGCTTACCGTGAGCTTGTTCCATTAAATCAGAAAGACAAATTAGCTTACTATGAATACTCAAAGAAAGCTTTTGAGCTTTGTAAGTATGATTCAGAAATAGCAATCTTACATATTGGAAGTCTCATATCCCAAAACAAGTTGGGTGAAGCTGAAATGGTGCTCAGAGAGCAAATAAAGATTCGTCCAAATTATAGCGCTTATTTTGACTATTACCTAGGAAAGATTCTTTTAGAGAAAGGTTCCAAGGCAGAAGCTTTGAGTTTTCTTAATGAAGCCAATCGCAAACGGGGAATGCTGGCCAGCGACTATCAATCTAAACTTGATGATCTCATCTCAAAGGCAAATGGTTTTAACTGGTTCTATCCAGCAATTGCTCTGGTTCTTATTGTGGCAGGTGGGGTCGTGATTAGTCTCCGAAGAAGGAAGATCGAATGA
- a CDS encoding SEL1-like repeat protein, giving the protein MKKNLIIILILTVGTVAVIRIYVNKQKNDQLMAEAHQALENGRYVDAFEMYNEISKKGVDAAHYWLAYMYVLGLGTSENRNLAMEELKQIKHLPTDRSCLVGNNLIALNIAGLVRDIARVASTETVDWWKQEARRNGFDDQKCSKYYED; this is encoded by the coding sequence ATGAAAAAAAATCTAATTATAATTTTGATTTTAACTGTAGGTACTGTTGCGGTGATTCGCATTTACGTTAACAAACAGAAAAACGACCAACTTATGGCTGAGGCACACCAGGCTTTGGAAAATGGTCGATATGTCGATGCATTTGAGATGTACAATGAGATAAGTAAGAAGGGCGTAGATGCTGCTCACTATTGGTTGGCATATATGTATGTTTTAGGACTTGGCACTAGTGAAAATAGAAATTTGGCAATGGAAGAACTAAAACAAATTAAACATTTACCCACTGATCGATCTTGTTTGGTGGGAAATAACTTAATTGCATTGAATATTGCTGGATTAGTGAGGGATATTGCTCGTGTCGCTAGTACAGAGACTGTGGATTGGTGGAAGCAGGAGGCGAGAAGGAACGGATTCGATGATCAAAAATGTTCAAAATATTACGAAGATTAG
- a CDS encoding collagen-like domain-containing protein has product MALKVFILVISILFVACSEELSKRAEEAKALESLPPKVTIQSSALAEAVKVVITGADPEKYTVQFSWPHLEKDKILRIRLGTVLQEILSSQTFFTHTVGHNQILNYSFDILDSNRKPEMTFRKTVIIPYDFVVREGTGVLLYNTKIEANRVFLSDKIPLTTNGTTLDIAANELHAANGSIQTFPESIKIKNSQGFEEELPPTAPDGVNGRSGGAISISAKKLYGRLHVYMRGEKGGRGLKGDPKPQASAGVPAESAKPECLKDSPVRFSLSQCSCPSDLRPGGQGADGEKGNPGRQGMSGGDSGSVRIMIQEYIPSEGIDSILPTDGVGIVDVVQLPGVGGDGGFGGDGQAGGAGGPGRNIAGRLECRGDGGMSGKDGPVGDAGGAGHPGVLGMKCVYIGSENQNDCSQGDGR; this is encoded by the coding sequence ATGGCTCTTAAAGTTTTTATTCTTGTTATTTCTATTTTGTTTGTGGCTTGTTCGGAGGAGCTTAGTAAAAGGGCTGAAGAGGCTAAGGCTCTGGAGAGTTTGCCGCCTAAGGTGACTATTCAGAGTTCGGCTTTGGCTGAGGCTGTGAAGGTGGTGATCACGGGGGCTGATCCGGAAAAGTATACGGTGCAGTTTTCTTGGCCTCATCTTGAGAAGGATAAAATACTTCGTATTCGCCTTGGAACCGTCCTACAGGAAATTCTTTCAAGCCAAACATTCTTTACTCATACGGTGGGGCACAATCAGATTCTCAATTATTCCTTCGATATTTTAGATTCCAATCGGAAGCCGGAAATGACATTCCGAAAGACGGTCATTATTCCTTATGACTTTGTTGTTCGCGAGGGTACTGGCGTACTTTTATATAATACAAAGATTGAAGCTAATCGCGTCTTCTTAAGCGATAAAATTCCACTCACCACCAACGGCACAACCTTAGATATTGCCGCCAATGAACTTCATGCTGCCAATGGCAGCATCCAAACTTTCCCTGAAAGTATTAAAATCAAAAACTCTCAAGGGTTTGAAGAGGAACTTCCTCCAACAGCGCCTGATGGGGTGAATGGAAGATCTGGCGGGGCTATTTCAATTAGTGCAAAGAAACTCTACGGCAGATTGCATGTCTACATGCGCGGAGAAAAGGGCGGACGAGGACTTAAAGGTGATCCCAAGCCGCAGGCCTCGGCTGGCGTTCCAGCAGAAAGTGCGAAGCCTGAGTGTTTGAAGGACTCGCCCGTTAGATTTTCACTCTCTCAATGCTCTTGCCCAAGTGATCTAAGACCCGGAGGTCAGGGCGCTGACGGTGAAAAAGGGAATCCCGGAAGGCAAGGAATGAGTGGCGGAGATTCCGGAAGTGTCCGAATCATGATCCAAGAGTACATCCCGAGCGAGGGGATTGACTCGATTTTACCGACAGATGGCGTTGGCATTGTCGATGTTGTTCAATTGCCGGGCGTGGGTGGAGATGGTGGTTTCGGTGGTGATGGGCAGGCCGGCGGCGCAGGAGGGCCTGGCCGTAACATCGCCGGGAGGTTGGAGTGTAGGGGGGATGGGGGAATGTCAGGCAAGGATGGACCTGTGGGCGATGCTGGAGGGGCGGGTCACCCGGGGGTGCTCGGCATGAAATGCGTCTATATTGGTTCAGAGAACCAAAACGACTGCTCGCAGGGTGACGGGCGATGA
- a CDS encoding M48 family metallopeptidase, translating to MGSAAMKSYSATKTKKSLTTLLEKSGVTQSELNDYDLELTSLCPKVSTLNNSELGQALQQVCTLDNDLENFEIACIIVSGTLFITLLLFAVMGWATKFSRMLHLLSFKFGIFAFTFLVCGSVIANAAILVSASYFIPSYFIGYYLPKLTGILALGAAYLVFQICKNSLGLIRSSTLTVVAKRMFPSEQPKLWEEVRKIAIEAGVQPPNNILIGLEPNFFVTECSVNTLDGLCKGRSLFISASIVKSLSLDEFKSILLHEFGHFKGLDTLFSIHYSPIFKRLENTQSLLESAGQNINNNVGYIAALPTTIMVSFFNLCFRSSHAHHNRTREESADDLAVNLTSNRIFASALIKSVAIGAFWSPIHDKIKSLAEEKRVLSNIPLALRNLFSTVNSEDVRILVNDEDQMHPFDSHPPLINRVTRVGVDFQSITTEPPAVTAECLIDKSNELEEELSTIRYGQLGRQGFIDLDKLFEPESA from the coding sequence ATGGGTTCAGCAGCAATGAAGTCATACAGTGCGACGAAGACAAAAAAAAGCTTAACAACGCTTCTTGAAAAGTCAGGCGTAACCCAATCTGAACTTAATGATTACGACTTAGAGTTAACTAGTCTCTGCCCCAAAGTTTCGACTTTAAACAATTCTGAACTTGGACAGGCTCTACAGCAAGTTTGCACTCTTGACAATGACTTGGAAAATTTCGAAATCGCGTGCATTATAGTTTCTGGAACCTTGTTCATTACCCTCTTGTTATTTGCAGTCATGGGCTGGGCTACAAAGTTTAGCCGAATGCTGCATCTACTAAGTTTTAAGTTCGGAATATTCGCTTTTACATTCCTAGTTTGCGGATCCGTAATTGCAAATGCTGCAATTTTAGTCTCTGCTTCATACTTTATCCCATCATATTTTATTGGATACTATCTACCTAAACTCACAGGAATTCTCGCACTCGGTGCCGCATATTTGGTTTTTCAAATTTGCAAAAACTCATTGGGTTTAATCCGAAGCTCAACCCTAACTGTAGTGGCAAAAAGGATGTTTCCTTCAGAGCAGCCAAAACTATGGGAGGAGGTACGCAAAATAGCTATTGAAGCTGGAGTCCAACCTCCTAATAACATTCTAATCGGCCTTGAGCCAAACTTCTTCGTCACTGAATGCAGCGTGAATACTTTGGATGGTTTATGCAAAGGAAGAAGCCTCTTCATTTCAGCATCAATAGTCAAATCCCTATCCTTGGACGAATTTAAATCTATATTACTCCATGAATTTGGCCATTTTAAAGGCCTGGATACTCTGTTTTCTATCCACTACAGTCCTATTTTCAAGCGCCTTGAAAATACACAAAGCCTTTTGGAATCGGCCGGCCAGAACATCAACAACAACGTTGGGTATATTGCGGCTTTGCCCACCACGATCATGGTTTCATTTTTCAACCTTTGCTTTAGATCTTCACACGCTCACCACAATAGAACTAGAGAAGAGTCTGCTGATGACTTAGCGGTTAACTTAACTAGCAATCGAATTTTTGCCAGCGCACTAATTAAAAGCGTCGCTATTGGAGCATTCTGGTCACCAATCCATGACAAGATCAAGAGTCTTGCTGAAGAAAAACGAGTTCTCTCTAATATTCCCTTGGCATTAAGAAATCTATTTAGCACTGTGAATTCGGAAGACGTTAGAATATTAGTGAATGATGAAGATCAAATGCATCCCTTTGATTCACACCCACCATTAATAAATCGTGTAACTAGAGTTGGAGTTGACTTTCAATCAATCACCACTGAACCACCCGCAGTAACTGCGGAATGTCTCATTGATAAATCAAATGAGCTGGAAGAAGAACTTTCAACAATTAGATATGGACAACTTGGAAGACAAGGCTTCATAGACCTCGACAAGCTTTTTGAGCCAGAATCTGCATAG
- a CDS encoding GFA family protein, with protein MSDIHTGSCQCKNVYYEINGSFESFYLCHCSYCQKDSGSAHSANLFSTAAALKWITGQDKVKTFNIPSTRHVKSFCVECGSALPNLQMEGKLLVVPAGSLDSKISLKPNAHIFCASRANWDVDLETVKKFENFPS; from the coding sequence ATGAGCGATATACATACAGGTTCGTGCCAATGTAAAAATGTTTATTACGAAATCAATGGTAGCTTCGAGTCCTTCTATCTATGCCACTGCTCGTATTGCCAGAAAGATTCGGGTTCTGCTCATTCGGCCAATTTATTTTCGACAGCAGCTGCGCTTAAGTGGATAACCGGGCAAGATAAAGTTAAAACTTTTAATATCCCCTCTACTAGACATGTAAAAAGTTTTTGCGTTGAATGCGGATCTGCTTTGCCGAACCTACAGATGGAGGGAAAACTCTTAGTGGTTCCGGCAGGAAGCCTTGATTCAAAAATTTCTTTAAAACCCAATGCACATATCTTTTGCGCTAGCCGTGCTAACTGGGACGTTGATTTAGAAACCGTGAAGAAATTTGAAAATTTTCCGTCGTAG
- a CDS encoding metalloregulator ArsR/SmtB family transcription factor, which yields MQSLNILKALSDESRINIFRLLLERDAYIEVISERLKLAPSTVSFHLKKLVEAGLVSSKKDQYYTIYSAVSDFAEMTLKELVLEAGVKLKEQDKVEEQYKDKVLKSFFKYGKLIKIPSQKMKREWVLTRVSESLATNKSYTQLELKDLLAEIYPDPGLLITEMTSGGLIKLQDGKYRK from the coding sequence ATGCAAAGTCTCAATATTCTCAAAGCGCTCTCGGATGAATCACGCATCAATATCTTTCGACTTTTGTTGGAAAGAGATGCCTATATTGAAGTAATCTCTGAGCGCCTAAAACTCGCCCCTTCCACTGTATCGTTTCACTTAAAAAAGTTGGTGGAAGCGGGACTGGTTTCATCTAAGAAAGATCAATACTATACGATTTATTCTGCGGTCTCTGACTTTGCAGAAATGACACTCAAAGAGTTGGTACTTGAAGCTGGGGTAAAACTCAAAGAGCAAGACAAGGTCGAAGAGCAATATAAAGATAAAGTTCTAAAGTCTTTCTTCAAGTACGGAAAACTGATCAAAATTCCTTCACAAAAAATGAAACGCGAATGGGTTCTCACTCGCGTCTCTGAAAGTCTTGCCACGAACAAGTCTTACACTCAGTTGGAGCTGAAGGACTTGCTCGCAGAAATTTATCCAGATCCAGGACTGCTTATTACTGAGATGACCAGCGGTGGGCTGATCAAACTCCAAGATGGAAAATACCGAAAATAA